Proteins from a genomic interval of Kitasatospora kifunensis:
- a CDS encoding N-acyl-D-amino-acid deacylase family protein translates to MSTLLLRGATVVDGTGADRYQADVLVRDGVIAELGTGLSGRQTIDAHGLVLAPGFIDMHSHSDLRLLVERDHLSRVTQGVTCEVLGQDGLSYAPVDERTLPVLRRQLAGWNGDPADFEWSWRSVGQYLDRLDAGIAVNACYLVPHGTLRALVLGWERRPPDPAELDTMRELLAQGLREGAVGLSSGLSYTPGMYADTDELAALCAVVAAHGGYHSPHQRSYGAGALAGYAEMVEIARRTGCPLHLAHATMNFGVNQGRAGELLALLDQAVAAGCDLTLDSYPYLPGSTTLAALLPSWAAEGGPEATLARLADPAARERIRLALEQEGSDGCHGVVADWSAVQISGVRTPQLADAVGRTVAELAAVRGDTGTETFFELLRADELGTTILQHVGHEENVRAIMRHPAHTAGSDGLLVGARPHPRAWGTFARYLGHYGRELGVLTLEQAVARMTGRPARRLRLLRRGTIEVGHHADLVLFDPATVADTATFEQPRRAATGIQYVYVNGVAVLSDARPTGALPGRALRRTDRGTR, encoded by the coding sequence CTCGCGCCGGGCTTCATCGACATGCACAGCCACTCGGACCTGCGACTGCTGGTCGAACGCGACCACCTCTCCCGTGTCACCCAGGGCGTCACCTGCGAGGTGCTCGGCCAGGACGGCCTGTCCTACGCCCCGGTGGACGAGCGCACGCTACCCGTGCTGCGCCGCCAACTGGCCGGCTGGAACGGCGATCCGGCCGACTTCGAGTGGAGTTGGCGCAGCGTCGGCCAGTACCTGGACCGGCTCGACGCGGGGATCGCGGTCAACGCCTGCTACCTGGTCCCGCACGGCACGCTGCGCGCGTTGGTGCTGGGCTGGGAACGCCGCCCGCCCGACCCGGCCGAACTCGACACCATGCGCGAACTGCTCGCCCAGGGCCTGCGCGAGGGCGCGGTGGGCCTGTCCAGCGGCCTGAGCTACACCCCGGGCATGTACGCCGACACCGACGAACTGGCCGCACTCTGCGCGGTGGTGGCCGCCCACGGCGGCTACCACTCACCGCACCAGCGCTCCTACGGCGCCGGCGCGCTGGCCGGGTACGCGGAGATGGTGGAGATCGCCCGCCGCACCGGCTGCCCGCTCCATCTGGCCCACGCCACCATGAACTTCGGCGTCAACCAGGGCCGGGCCGGCGAGCTGCTGGCCCTGCTCGACCAGGCCGTCGCGGCCGGCTGTGACCTCACCCTGGACAGCTACCCCTACCTGCCGGGCTCCACCACGCTGGCCGCGCTGCTGCCCAGTTGGGCCGCCGAGGGCGGCCCGGAGGCCACCTTGGCCCGGCTCGCCGACCCCGCCGCACGCGAGCGGATCCGGCTCGCGCTGGAGCAGGAGGGCAGCGACGGCTGCCACGGCGTGGTGGCCGACTGGTCCGCCGTGCAGATCTCCGGCGTGCGCACCCCGCAGCTGGCCGACGCGGTCGGGCGCACGGTGGCCGAGTTGGCCGCCGTACGGGGCGACACCGGCACCGAGACCTTCTTCGAGCTGCTGCGCGCCGACGAGTTGGGCACCACCATCCTGCAGCACGTCGGCCACGAGGAGAACGTGCGGGCCATCATGCGCCACCCGGCCCACACCGCCGGCAGTGACGGCCTGCTGGTCGGCGCCCGCCCGCATCCCCGGGCCTGGGGCACCTTCGCCCGCTATCTCGGTCACTACGGCCGCGAGTTGGGCGTGCTGACACTGGAACAGGCGGTGGCCAGGATGACCGGGCGCCCGGCCCGCCGACTGCGTCTGCTGCGCCGCGGCACCATCGAGGTCGGCCACCACGCCGATCTGGTGCTCTTCGATCCGGCCACGGTCGCCGACACCGCCACCTTCGAGCAGCCGCGCCGTGCCGCCACCGGAATCCAGTACGTCTACGTCAACGGCGTCGCCGTGCTGAGCGATGCCCGCCCCACCGGCGCGCTGCCAGGACGCGCGCTGCGCCGCACCGATCGAGGAACCCGATGA